In Nocardia sp. NBC_00403, one DNA window encodes the following:
- a CDS encoding SGNH/GDSL hydrolase family protein, producing MKKVSRVLIACAAVCVTLPVVSESVSATPPRFDEYVALGDSWAADATLNPGLVTEEFVPLTCAQSRGSYAKQVAAALAVAAFRDASCGGAQTVDMTGSQKGLNPPQFDRLTVSTDLVTLLIGGNDAGLAAAVQGCPTLDSGATPCLDSFVVDGVDRMSANIAAAEPKVVATIEGVRARAPHARVLVLNYFKGVGTEGSCFPAIPISDGDARWVGRKLVELNAMVARAVEATGVELVDTYAASDGHDACQPAGVRWAEGLVPFSSDPVGPAVPFHPNQLGADHQARSVLAAVGR from the coding sequence ATGAAGAAGGTGTCTCGGGTGTTGATCGCGTGTGCGGCTGTCTGTGTGACGCTGCCCGTCGTTTCGGAGTCTGTTTCTGCGACGCCGCCGCGGTTCGACGAGTATGTGGCGCTGGGTGATTCGTGGGCGGCGGATGCGACGCTGAATCCCGGGTTGGTGACCGAGGAGTTCGTGCCATTGACGTGTGCGCAGAGCCGGGGTAGCTATGCCAAGCAGGTCGCTGCGGCGCTGGCTGTCGCGGCGTTTCGGGATGCGTCCTGTGGTGGTGCGCAGACTGTCGATATGACGGGAAGCCAGAAGGGGCTCAATCCCCCGCAGTTCGATCGGCTCACCGTCTCGACGGATTTGGTGACGCTGTTGATCGGCGGCAACGACGCGGGTTTGGCCGCGGCGGTCCAGGGGTGTCCGACTCTCGATTCCGGCGCAACACCGTGCCTGGATTCTTTTGTCGTCGATGGGGTTGATCGAATGTCGGCGAATATCGCGGCGGCGGAGCCGAAGGTGGTCGCGACGATCGAGGGCGTTCGGGCCCGGGCACCGCATGCGCGGGTGTTGGTGTTGAACTATTTCAAGGGTGTCGGCACCGAGGGCAGTTGTTTTCCGGCGATCCCGATTTCCGATGGGGATGCGCGGTGGGTGGGTCGCAAGCTGGTCGAGTTGAATGCGATGGTTGCGCGGGCGGTCGAGGCGACCGGTGTCGAGTTGGTCGATACGTATGCGGCCAGTGACGGGCATGATGCGTGTCAGCCTGCGGGTGTGCGGTGGGCGGAGGGTTTGGTGCCGTTCAGCAGTGACCCGGTGGGTCCGGCGGTGCCGTTCCATCCGAACCAGCTCGGCGCCGACCATCAGGCGCGCAGTGTGCTTGCCGCGGTTGGTCGGTAG
- a CDS encoding GMC family oxidoreductase — protein sequence MGMHYDVLVIGSGFGGSVSALRLTEKGYRVGVLETGRRFADAEFAKNSWHVKEYLWAPKLGCFGIQRLTLLKDTFIMSGSGVGGGSLVYANTLYEAPETFYRDRQWSHITDWKSELAPHYDQAKRMLGVTTNPATTPSDRVMLAVAEDMGIAQTYRRTPVGVLFADKDTRPGAAVADPFFGGVGPERRACTHCGECMTGCRHGAKNTLVKNYLYLAERAGATVHPLTTAVTVRPLRGGGYAVDTVRTGRWVRKAKQTFTADQVVFSAAALGTQQLLHTLKDRGVLPNVSPRLGHLARTNSEAVLAVRSRNKDSDFTKGVAITSSIHPNEYTHIEPVRYGKGSNFMGLLTTVLVDGQDGKRRWVLGVRELVRRRRDLVTLHNPRRWSERMIGLLVMQNVDNSIITYNKRGLFGRRMTTKQGTGAAPPAWIPEGNDVARRVAEKIDGIPQGCWTEMVNIPITGHFIGGCAIGDSPDTGVVDPYHRLYGYEGLHIVDGSTISANLGVNPSLTITAQAERAMSLWPNKGEVDRRPLLGARYRRIDAIAPKNPVVPVAAPGALRLSITPI from the coding sequence ATGGGGATGCACTACGACGTGCTGGTGATCGGTTCGGGATTCGGTGGCAGTGTCTCGGCGCTGCGGTTGACCGAGAAGGGTTACCGGGTGGGTGTGCTGGAGACCGGACGTCGTTTCGCGGATGCGGAGTTCGCAAAGAACTCGTGGCATGTGAAGGAGTATCTGTGGGCCCCGAAGCTCGGCTGCTTCGGTATTCAGCGGTTGACGTTGCTGAAGGACACTTTCATCATGAGCGGGTCGGGGGTCGGGGGTGGGTCGCTGGTGTATGCGAACACCTTGTACGAGGCGCCGGAGACGTTCTATCGCGATAGGCAGTGGTCGCATATCACCGATTGGAAGTCGGAGTTGGCGCCGCATTACGACCAGGCGAAGCGGATGCTGGGGGTGACGACGAATCCGGCGACGACGCCCTCGGATCGGGTGATGCTGGCGGTCGCCGAGGATATGGGGATCGCGCAGACGTATCGGCGTACGCCGGTGGGAGTGTTGTTCGCAGACAAGGACACTCGCCCGGGTGCGGCGGTGGCCGATCCATTCTTCGGTGGGGTGGGCCCGGAGCGGCGGGCGTGCACGCATTGTGGTGAGTGCATGACCGGGTGTCGGCACGGGGCTAAGAACACCCTGGTCAAGAATTACCTGTATTTGGCGGAGCGGGCCGGTGCCACGGTGCATCCGTTGACGACGGCGGTGACGGTGCGCCCGTTGCGCGGTGGCGGGTACGCGGTGGACACGGTGCGGACGGGGCGGTGGGTGCGTAAGGCGAAACAGACCTTCACCGCCGATCAGGTGGTGTTCTCCGCGGCGGCGCTCGGCACTCAACAGTTGTTGCACACGTTGAAGGATCGCGGGGTGTTGCCGAATGTCTCACCGCGATTGGGGCATCTGGCGCGCACCAATTCCGAGGCGGTGCTGGCGGTGCGTTCACGCAACAAGGATTCGGATTTCACCAAGGGGGTCGCGATCACGTCCTCGATCCATCCCAACGAATACACCCACATCGAGCCGGTACGGTACGGCAAGGGCAGCAATTTCATGGGGTTGTTGACCACGGTGTTGGTCGATGGTCAGGATGGTAAGCGCCGTTGGGTGCTGGGTGTGCGTGAATTGGTGCGCCGGCGCCGGGATCTGGTGACGCTGCACAATCCGCGGCGGTGGTCGGAGCGGATGATCGGTCTGCTGGTTATGCAGAATGTGGACAACTCGATCATCACCTACAACAAGCGTGGCCTGTTCGGTCGGCGGATGACGACCAAACAGGGGACCGGTGCGGCTCCCCCGGCGTGGATTCCGGAAGGTAACGATGTCGCCCGTCGGGTGGCGGAGAAGATCGATGGTATTCCGCAGGGTTGCTGGACCGAGATGGTGAATATCCCGATCACCGGTCATTTCATCGGCGGCTGTGCGATCGGGGACTCTCCCGATACCGGTGTCGTGGATCCTTACCACCGGTTGTACGGCTATGAGGGTTTGCACATCGTGGATGGTTCGACGATCTCGGCGAATCTCGGGGTGAATCCGTCGCTGACGATCACCGCGCAGGCGGAGCGGGCAATGTCGTTGTGGCCCAACAAGGGTGAGGTCGATCGGCGTCCGCTGTTGGGTGCTCGGTACCGCAGGATCGATGCGATCGCACCGAAGAACCCGGTGGTACCGGTCGCCGCGCCCGGCGCGTTGCGCTTGTCGATCACTCCGATCTAG
- a CDS encoding glyoxalase: MTSIEPVTLEVSDPQAAEAIYAAAFGLGDKVRFRASQAPTTGFRGFIVSLVVSQPSTVDSLIGTALDAGFTTLKTAKKSFWGYGGVIQAPDGTIWKVTTSQKKDTGPATREVDDVVLLLGVEDVKATKQFYVDRGVAVAKSFGSKYVEFATPGSSVKLALYGRRAAAKDAGISPDGTGSHRIVIGSNAGTFTDPDGFAWEAV; encoded by the coding sequence ATGACCTCCATCGAACCCGTCACCCTCGAAGTGTCCGACCCCCAGGCCGCCGAGGCCATCTACGCCGCCGCCTTCGGGTTGGGCGACAAAGTGAGGTTCCGCGCCTCGCAGGCACCCACGACGGGCTTCCGTGGATTCATCGTGTCGCTGGTGGTGTCCCAGCCGAGCACCGTCGACAGCCTCATCGGCACCGCGCTCGACGCCGGCTTCACCACACTGAAGACGGCCAAGAAGAGCTTCTGGGGCTATGGAGGCGTGATCCAGGCCCCGGACGGGACGATCTGGAAGGTCACAACGTCGCAGAAGAAGGACACCGGCCCCGCCACCCGCGAGGTCGACGACGTCGTCCTGCTGCTGGGAGTCGAGGACGTCAAGGCAACCAAACAGTTCTACGTCGACCGCGGCGTGGCTGTGGCGAAGAGCTTCGGCAGCAAGTATGTCGAGTTCGCGACCCCCGGGTCGTCGGTCAAGCTGGCGCTCTACGGGCGCCGTGCCGCCGCCAAGGACGCTGGCATCTCCCCGGACGGCACCGGATCGCACCGGATCGTCATCGGCAGTAATGCCGGGACCTTCACCGACCCCGACGGGTTCGCCTGGGAGGCGGTCTGA
- a CDS encoding VOC family protein, which produces MTSSLTQGIKTVLHPVSDLATAKAVYVALLGVSPQTDSSYYVGFETEGQHIGLVPSGGPQSPTAPLSYWHVPDIEAKLAELTAAGATVKEPAHDVGGGRLVAAVTDTDGNVLGLIQDR; this is translated from the coding sequence ATGACCAGCTCTCTCACCCAGGGAATCAAGACCGTGCTGCATCCCGTGTCCGACCTGGCGACAGCCAAGGCGGTCTACGTCGCCCTGCTCGGCGTATCGCCGCAGACCGACTCGTCCTACTACGTCGGCTTCGAGACCGAGGGCCAGCACATCGGACTGGTGCCCAGTGGTGGACCGCAGAGTCCGACCGCACCGCTGTCCTACTGGCACGTGCCCGACATCGAGGCGAAACTGGCCGAGCTGACCGCTGCGGGAGCCACCGTGAAAGAGCCTGCGCACGACGTCGGTGGCGGCCGCCTGGTGGCCGCGGTGACCGACACCGATGGCAATGTCCTCGGGCTGATTCAGGACCGATAA
- a CDS encoding GMC oxidoreductase, translating to MVRATAAPLANGEKVPALVIGSGYGGSVAALRLAQAGVEVTVVEMGMSWTTPGSDGKIFCPVLKPDGRSYWLRDRTDQPVGYFAGSSYNKDIERYTGVLDSEQFSGIRVYQGRGVGGGSLVNGGMAVTPKRENFAAILPSVNADEMYNIYYPRANTGLSVNNIDQNWFESAECYQFARVGRKHAERSGLGWTFVPNVYDFEYMKKEQAEQVTRSALAGEVIYGNNHGKRSLDKTYLAAATGTGKVRITPMHTVTAVTPTDGGYRVEMNEINTSGATVATKAVVAQKVFFAAGSIGTSKLLVAMKAQGKLPDLPDAVGKKWGNNGNVMVGRANHMWDGTGVLQSSMPCLGIDNWADAGGPAFAEVAPFPAGLETYVSLYLAITKNPNRGQFTFNSGTGKVDLSWQTTQNQYAIDAAERIFDKINNKEGTIYRTDLFGVYKTWGDDFTYHPLGGCVLNEATDNYGRLPGYTGLYVIDGSLIPGNTSVNPFVTITALAERNIENILASDL from the coding sequence ATGGTGCGGGCAACCGCGGCACCGCTGGCGAATGGGGAGAAGGTTCCCGCGCTCGTCATCGGCAGCGGATACGGGGGATCGGTCGCCGCACTACGGCTCGCGCAGGCGGGTGTGGAGGTGACCGTGGTGGAGATGGGTATGTCGTGGACGACGCCCGGCTCCGACGGCAAGATCTTCTGTCCCGTACTGAAACCCGATGGGCGGTCCTACTGGCTGCGCGACCGCACCGATCAGCCGGTCGGCTACTTCGCGGGCAGCAGTTACAACAAGGACATCGAAAGGTACACGGGCGTCCTGGATTCGGAACAGTTCAGCGGGATTCGCGTCTACCAGGGCCGGGGCGTCGGCGGTGGCTCGCTGGTCAATGGCGGTATGGCGGTGACGCCCAAGCGGGAGAACTTCGCGGCCATCCTGCCCTCGGTGAACGCCGACGAGATGTACAACATCTACTACCCGCGCGCCAATACCGGTCTCAGCGTGAACAATATCGACCAGAACTGGTTCGAGAGCGCGGAGTGCTACCAATTCGCGCGCGTGGGACGCAAACACGCGGAACGCTCCGGCCTCGGCTGGACCTTCGTGCCGAATGTCTACGACTTCGAGTACATGAAAAAGGAGCAGGCCGAGCAGGTCACCCGGTCGGCGCTGGCCGGTGAGGTCATCTATGGCAACAACCACGGCAAGCGGTCGCTGGACAAGACGTATCTGGCCGCGGCCACCGGGACCGGCAAGGTGCGTATCACGCCCATGCACACCGTCACCGCCGTAACGCCCACGGACGGCGGCTATCGAGTGGAGATGAACGAGATCAATACCAGCGGTGCCACGGTGGCTACCAAAGCCGTTGTAGCGCAGAAGGTGTTCTTCGCGGCGGGCAGTATCGGCACCTCGAAGCTGCTGGTGGCAATGAAGGCGCAGGGCAAACTGCCCGACCTGCCCGATGCCGTCGGCAAGAAGTGGGGCAACAACGGCAATGTGATGGTGGGCCGCGCCAATCACATGTGGGACGGCACCGGCGTACTGCAATCCAGCATGCCGTGCCTGGGTATCGACAACTGGGCCGATGCGGGCGGCCCGGCCTTCGCCGAGGTCGCGCCCTTCCCGGCGGGGCTGGAGACCTACGTCAGCCTGTATCTGGCGATCACCAAGAATCCCAATCGCGGGCAGTTCACCTTCAACTCCGGTACCGGCAAGGTCGATCTGAGCTGGCAGACCACACAGAACCAGTACGCCATCGATGCCGCCGAGCGCATATTCGACAAGATCAACAACAAGGAGGGGACGATCTACCGGACCGACCTCTTCGGCGTCTACAAGACCTGGGGCGACGACTTCACCTATCACCCGCTGGGTGGTTGCGTGCTCAATGAGGCGACCGACAACTACGGTCGTCTCCCCGGCTACACCGGACTCTACGTCATCGACGGCTCGCTGATCCCGGGCAATACCAGCGTCAATCCATTCGTCACCATTACGGCTCTGGCGGAACGCAATATCGAGAACATCCTCGCCAGCGATCTGTAA
- a CDS encoding TetR/AcrR family transcriptional regulator, which translates to MAAARRTGSEPSARPRTSNARRRMIDGAIESLRIHGASATSVDRVPAATGAPRGSVYHHFPGGRTQLITDAVTAAGVLMSEFIESTTRDNDPIAALDEFVGLWRHTLLDSDFRAGCPTLAVAVETNDGAPEFAHAAAVFTRWHRALTELLVRHGLAADHAGRLATLTIAAVEGAIALCRVERPTTPLEDTVCELQDHLATALR; encoded by the coding sequence GTGGCAGCGGCACGCCGAACAGGCAGCGAACCCTCCGCCCGCCCGCGTACCTCGAACGCGCGGCGGCGCATGATCGACGGCGCGATCGAATCGCTGCGCATTCACGGAGCGAGCGCCACCAGCGTTGATCGGGTGCCGGCCGCCACCGGCGCCCCCCGCGGCTCGGTCTACCACCATTTCCCCGGCGGGCGCACCCAGCTGATCACCGACGCGGTCACCGCGGCCGGTGTCCTGATGTCGGAATTCATCGAAAGCACCACCCGCGACAACGACCCGATCGCCGCACTCGACGAATTCGTCGGCCTCTGGCGGCACACCCTGCTCGACAGCGACTTCCGCGCCGGCTGCCCGACATTAGCCGTCGCCGTCGAAACCAACGACGGCGCACCGGAATTCGCGCACGCCGCCGCGGTCTTCACCCGCTGGCACCGCGCGCTCACCGAGCTGCTCGTGCGCCACGGCCTTGCCGCCGACCACGCAGGCCGCCTGGCCACCCTCACCATCGCCGCAGTCGAGGGCGCCATCGCGTTGTGCCGCGTCGAGCGCCCTACCACGCCGTTGGAAGACACGGTGTGCGAGTTGCAAGACCACCTCGCCACCGCACTGCGTTAG
- a CDS encoding alpha/beta fold hydrolase, which translates to MEEFALWRASGRRHTHRGHQIFWRDGGAGTDGALLCIHGFPTASWDWHAVWPGLCARFARVIAPDMIGFGWSAKPLNYRYAIADQADLHENLLREQGIGRVHILAHDYGDTVAQELLARDIRRRAEGDDSLVIESVCLLNGGLFPETHRARLIQRLLAGPLGPLIGILGTERTFARSLAAVFGPRTKPSEEQMRQFWLLWCSKHGKRNGHKLIRYMSERRANRARWVGALQETTVPLRLIDGLRDPVSGAHMVARYRELVPDPDVVELPEVGHYPQLEAPDDTLAAVLDFHSTRVE; encoded by the coding sequence ATGGAGGAGTTTGCGCTCTGGCGAGCCAGCGGACGGCGCCACACCCACCGCGGTCACCAGATCTTCTGGCGCGACGGCGGAGCAGGTACAGACGGCGCACTGCTGTGTATTCACGGATTTCCCACCGCATCCTGGGATTGGCACGCGGTGTGGCCGGGTCTGTGCGCGCGATTCGCGCGCGTGATCGCACCGGACATGATCGGATTCGGCTGGTCGGCGAAACCGCTCAACTACCGCTACGCGATCGCCGATCAGGCCGACCTGCACGAGAACCTGCTGCGCGAGCAGGGCATCGGGCGAGTCCACATCCTCGCCCACGACTACGGCGACACCGTCGCCCAGGAGTTGCTGGCCCGCGACATTCGCCGCCGCGCCGAGGGCGACGACTCGCTGGTGATCGAATCGGTGTGCCTGCTCAACGGCGGCCTGTTCCCGGAAACCCATCGAGCCCGCCTGATCCAGCGACTGCTGGCCGGTCCGCTCGGCCCGCTGATCGGCATTCTCGGCACCGAGCGCACCTTCGCGCGCAGCCTCGCGGCCGTCTTCGGGCCCCGCACCAAACCCAGCGAGGAGCAGATGCGCCAGTTCTGGCTACTGTGGTGCAGCAAGCACGGTAAACGCAACGGCCACAAGCTCATTCGCTACATGAGCGAACGCAGGGCGAACCGGGCCCGCTGGGTCGGTGCACTACAGGAAACCACGGTGCCACTGCGACTGATCGACGGCCTGCGCGACCCGGTCTCCGGCGCGCACATGGTGGCGCGCTACCGCGAACTCGTCCCCGACCCCGATGTCGTCGAACTGCCCGAAGTCGGTCACTACCCGCAGCTGGAAGCCCCCGACGACACCCTCGCCGCCGTCCTCGACTTCCACAGCACGCGCGTGGAATAA
- a CDS encoding Na+/H+ antiporter, translating into MDVAFGLVVLVASAVSLAALARRFGISEPLVLTLAGVAASYLPFVPEVHPHPEIILLGLLPPLLYTAAIRTSLIDFRANARTITSLSVGLVLFSTFMVAAVVWWLLPVPFAVAVALGAVVAPPDAVAATAVARRIGMPRRIVTVLEDESMFNDATALVAVRTAIAASAGTVTVWKAGGDFLLAAGGGAAVGIAVAYLLAMLRRRITDPVLDTSLSFLAPFIAYLPAEGIHASGVIAVVTCGMILGHGAPVWQSAASRIAERTNWRTIQFILESSVFLIVGLQMRAILEGAWSSGLDHSQLIIAAAAVLAAAMLARPLWIYPWALLFHRIKRAGSDVPLSYATVVSWAGMRGVVTLAAVLLLPEDTPQLPVLKLLAVIVVAGTLLVQGTSLPLLVRWLHLRGPSRAEDALQKANLLQQATAAGLAELERRITPDTPPGVVESLRDRVAWKTNAAWERLGRAESEQATPTAEYRRLRLEMLRAERETVLRVRDSGALDYAILQHVLARLDLEESIIDRYDETEEENVEPLALPGAADNCEHLRDAPLVLEPGAPDECQECLAEGLTWVHLRMCLACGHIACCDSSVGNHASKHYAATAHPVMRSVEPGEAWRWCYVDELLG; encoded by the coding sequence GTGGATGTCGCGTTCGGCCTCGTTGTTCTCGTTGCGTCGGCGGTGTCGCTGGCAGCGTTGGCGCGGCGGTTCGGAATCTCCGAACCGCTGGTGTTGACGCTGGCCGGGGTCGCGGCGTCGTATCTGCCGTTCGTCCCGGAGGTGCATCCGCATCCGGAGATCATTTTGCTGGGGTTGCTGCCGCCGCTGCTGTACACCGCGGCGATTCGGACCTCACTGATAGATTTCCGGGCCAACGCGCGCACCATCACATCGCTGTCGGTGGGTTTGGTGCTGTTCAGCACCTTCATGGTGGCCGCGGTGGTGTGGTGGCTGTTGCCGGTGCCCTTCGCGGTCGCGGTGGCCCTGGGGGCGGTGGTGGCGCCACCGGATGCGGTCGCGGCGACCGCGGTGGCGCGCCGGATCGGGATGCCGCGGCGGATCGTGACCGTCCTCGAGGACGAATCGATGTTCAACGACGCGACCGCGCTGGTGGCGGTGCGCACCGCGATCGCGGCGTCGGCGGGAACGGTGACGGTATGGAAGGCGGGCGGCGACTTTTTGCTCGCCGCGGGCGGTGGTGCCGCGGTGGGGATCGCGGTGGCGTATCTGCTGGCGATGCTGCGCCGCCGGATCACCGATCCCGTGCTGGACACCTCGTTGTCGTTTCTCGCGCCGTTCATCGCGTATCTGCCGGCCGAGGGCATCCACGCTTCGGGGGTGATCGCGGTGGTCACCTGCGGGATGATCCTCGGGCATGGTGCGCCGGTGTGGCAGAGCGCGGCCTCGCGCATCGCCGAGCGCACCAATTGGCGGACCATCCAGTTCATTCTGGAGAGCTCGGTGTTCCTGATCGTGGGCCTGCAGATGCGGGCGATCCTCGAGGGCGCGTGGAGCAGTGGGCTCGACCACAGCCAGTTGATCATCGCCGCGGCGGCGGTGCTGGCGGCGGCGATGCTGGCGCGGCCGTTGTGGATCTATCCGTGGGCGCTGCTGTTCCATCGGATCAAACGCGCCGGATCGGATGTGCCGCTCAGTTATGCGACGGTGGTGTCGTGGGCGGGGATGCGGGGTGTGGTCACCCTCGCGGCGGTGTTGTTGCTCCCCGAGGACACTCCGCAGCTGCCGGTGTTGAAACTGTTGGCGGTTATCGTAGTCGCAGGCACGCTGCTGGTGCAGGGCACCTCGTTGCCGTTGCTGGTGCGGTGGCTGCATCTGCGTGGACCCAGTCGCGCGGAGGACGCCTTGCAGAAGGCGAACCTGTTGCAGCAGGCCACCGCGGCGGGTTTGGCGGAGCTCGAACGCCGGATCACCCCCGACACCCCGCCCGGGGTGGTCGAGTCGTTGCGTGATCGGGTCGCCTGGAAGACCAATGCGGCGTGGGAGCGGCTGGGGCGCGCGGAATCCGAGCAGGCGACACCGACCGCGGAGTACCGGCGGCTGCGGCTGGAGATGTTGCGCGCGGAACGGGAAACGGTGCTGCGGGTGCGGGATTCGGGCGCCCTGGACTACGCGATCCTGCAGCATGTGCTGGCCAGGCTCGATTTGGAAGAGTCGATCATCGACCGATACGACGAAACCGAGGAAGAAAACGTCGAACCTCTCGCCCTGCCCGGCGCGGCCGACAATTGCGAGCACCTGCGCGACGCGCCGCTGGTTCTCGAACCCGGTGCCCCCGACGAATGTCAGGAATGTCTGGCCGAGGGCCTCACGTGGGTGCATCTGCGGATGTGTCTGGCGTGCGGGCACATCGCGTGCTGTGATTCCTCGGTCGGCAACCACGCCAGCAAGCATTACGCGGCGACCGCGCATCCGGTGATGCGCAGTGTGGAGCCGGGTGAGGCGTGGCGCTGGTGCTATGTGGACGAGTTACTGGGCTGA
- a CDS encoding TetR/AcrR family transcriptional regulator, with protein sequence MSRVVTKEQYFDTALEVLAELGFKGLNIGVLCRRLGVTSGSFYHHFGSWQGFVDALLEHWENRQVLILRTLNFNQGNPDDDIRAMSDLASGLHHAAEAAIRAWAANDESVNLALKRVDESRRRTVHKAIKGVVGAEDTAAVVTSLGMAMLIGYQQIAASGEDVSLDKLLTEYARLIYSHARR encoded by the coding sequence ATGTCACGAGTGGTCACCAAGGAGCAGTATTTCGACACCGCTCTGGAGGTGCTCGCCGAACTCGGATTCAAAGGCCTCAACATCGGCGTGTTGTGCCGCCGCCTCGGAGTCACCAGTGGCTCGTTCTACCACCACTTCGGCAGCTGGCAAGGCTTCGTCGACGCGCTACTCGAGCACTGGGAGAACCGTCAGGTGCTGATCCTGCGCACACTGAATTTCAACCAGGGCAACCCCGACGACGACATCCGCGCCATGTCCGACCTCGCCTCGGGCCTGCACCATGCCGCCGAGGCCGCGATCCGCGCCTGGGCGGCCAACGACGAATCGGTCAACCTCGCGCTCAAGCGGGTCGACGAGTCGCGCCGCCGCACCGTGCACAAGGCCATCAAAGGCGTAGTCGGCGCCGAAGACACTGCCGCGGTGGTCACCTCGCTGGGCATGGCGATGCTGATCGGCTACCAGCAGATCGCCGCCAGCGGCGAGGACGTCTCACTGGACAAGCTGCTCACCGAATATGCTCGGCTGATCTACTCCCACGCCCGCCGCTGA
- a CDS encoding helix-turn-helix domain-containing protein, translating to MPRPRTHDPDAVLDAAQLLAVQSGPAAVTIRAVAAATGVSNGAIYHTFGSRAELLGRSWLRAARRFLAMQTELVDTHLAATQPAAIEAVLAAAETPVLFAEQFPESARLLHLVSRDELLGDEVPEALAAELAGTDRTLVELMIRLARALWDRGDARAVEVITTCLVDLPTAILLRRDQLTDPRARHQLRAAVRAVLDVGPR from the coding sequence ATGCCTCGCCCACGGACCCACGACCCCGACGCCGTGCTCGATGCCGCACAGTTGCTGGCGGTGCAATCGGGCCCGGCGGCGGTCACCATCCGCGCGGTCGCCGCGGCGACCGGGGTGTCCAACGGCGCGATCTATCACACCTTCGGCTCGCGCGCGGAACTGCTCGGGCGCAGCTGGTTACGCGCCGCGCGCCGGTTTCTGGCCATGCAGACCGAACTGGTCGACACCCACCTCGCCGCGACCCAGCCCGCGGCGATCGAAGCGGTGCTCGCCGCGGCCGAGACCCCGGTGCTCTTTGCCGAGCAGTTCCCCGAATCCGCGAGGCTGCTGCACCTGGTGTCCCGCGACGAACTGCTCGGCGACGAGGTACCCGAAGCGCTCGCCGCGGAACTGGCAGGTACCGACCGGACCCTGGTGGAGTTGATGATCCGCCTCGCACGCGCCCTGTGGGATCGCGGCGACGCCCGCGCGGTCGAGGTGATCACCACCTGCCTCGTCGACCTGCCCACCGCCATCCTGTTGCGCCGTGACCAGCTCACCGATCCCCGTGCCCGCCACCAGTTGCGCGCCGCGGTGCGCGCGGTCCTGGATGTCGGCCCGCGCTGA
- a CDS encoding enoyl-CoA hydratase-related protein: MPTLDYHDKIAVLDLGGDENRFSPDFLDAVEAHLDTVLAEGAHGLVTTAGGKFYSNGLDLDWLIANGERTQWYVGRVQALFARVLTLPIPTAAALPGHAFGAGAMLAIAHDYRVMRADHGFFCFPEVDIRIPFTPGMAALIQAKLAPKSAIASMTTGRRFGGADALTHDIVDATAAEGAVTAAALELLAPLGGKDSGTLGAIKNTMFAGALAALTTESPSTIPLSE; encoded by the coding sequence ATGCCCACCCTCGACTACCACGACAAGATCGCCGTCCTCGACCTCGGCGGCGACGAGAACCGCTTCTCCCCCGACTTCCTCGATGCCGTCGAGGCCCACCTCGACACCGTGCTGGCCGAGGGCGCACATGGTCTGGTGACCACCGCCGGCGGCAAGTTCTACTCCAACGGCCTGGATCTGGACTGGCTGATCGCCAACGGTGAACGCACCCAGTGGTATGTCGGGCGGGTGCAGGCGCTGTTCGCGCGCGTGCTCACCCTGCCCATCCCGACCGCTGCCGCGCTGCCCGGACACGCCTTCGGTGCCGGCGCCATGCTGGCCATCGCCCACGACTACCGCGTGATGCGCGCCGACCACGGCTTCTTCTGCTTCCCCGAGGTCGACATCCGCATCCCGTTCACCCCCGGCATGGCCGCGCTCATCCAGGCCAAGCTCGCCCCGAAGTCGGCCATCGCCTCGATGACCACCGGTCGCCGCTTCGGCGGTGCGGACGCCCTGACCCACGACATCGTCGATGCGACCGCTGCCGAGGGCGCGGTGACTGCCGCCGCGCTGGAACTGCTGGCCCCCTTGGGCGGCAAGGACTCCGGGACCCTCGGCGCCATCAAGAACACCATGTTCGCCGGCGCCCTCGCCGCGCTCACCACCGAGTCGCCCTCGACGATTCCATTGTCGGAGTAG